From the Streptomyces nodosus genome, the window CCGCACCATGGATCCGGACCACCCGGTCGCCCATGACCTCGGCATCTGGCACGGCCGGATCGTCGGCTTGGACGAGGCGGTGACCTCCCTGCCGGCCCGGGAGGTGATCGACCTTCAGGGCGCCACCGTGCTCCCCGGGTTCATCGACGCCCATGTCCACCTCGCCTGGACCGGCCTCAAGCTGGGCACCCCGAGCATCGCGGGCCTCAGCCGGATCGACGACGTACTGGGCGTCGTGGAGCAGGCCGTCCGCCAGGCCGACTCGCCCGGTTCCTGGGTGAACATCGCCGGTTACGACCAGCGGGCCCTCGGCCGGCATCTGACCGCTGCCGAACTGGACAGGGTCAGCCATGGGCACAAGGTGTTCCTGATGCATGAATCCGGCCACGGCTGTGTGGTCAACACCGCGGTGCTCGACCTGCTCCCCGACGGTGTCCCGGACGAGAACGGCTTCCTCGCCGAGGGAGCCATGGGCGCCGCCCGTGCGCTGCGGCTGCCGCACTCACAGGACGAACTGGCCGCGGCGATCGGACGCGCCGCCCGGACCTGCCTCGCCGAAGGTGTCACCGCCTGCGCCGAGGCCGGCATCGGCGGCAGCCTGCTCGGCCACAGCCCCGTCGAACTGGGCGCGTACCAACTCGCCCGGGAGCAGGGCCTGCTCCCGCTCCATGTGCAGCTCATGGTCTCCGCCGACCGGCTGCACCCGGTCGGCGCGCACCGGGCCGACGGCATCCCCAAGGCCCTCGACCTCGGCCTGCGCACGGGGTTCGGCGACGACCGGCTCTCCGTGGGCGCGCTGAAGATCTTCACCGACGGCGGCATGATGGCCCGTACCGCCGCACTCAGCGCCCCCTACGAAGGGCTCGGCCACACAGGGCAGTTGCAGGACGACCCGCAGGTGCTCACGGAGTCGATCGTGGACGGCCACCTCGCGGGCTGGCAACTCGCCGTGCACGCCATCGGCGACCGCGCCGCGGACGTCGCCCTCGACGCCCTGGAACGCGCCCAGCGCCTCAGGCCGCGCCCCGGCGCCCGGCACCGCATCGAACACGCCGGGCTCATCCGCCCCGACCAACTGCCGCGCTTCGCCCGGCTCGGTGTCAGCGCCGTCGTCCAGCCGAACTTCCTGCGCCACTTCGGCGACGACTATGCGGCGATCATGGGTGAGGAGCGAGCGCCCTGGCTCTACCGGGGCAGAGGATTCCTGGATCACGGTGTCCCCCTGGTCGGCAGCTCCGACCGCCCGGTCGCGGACGGATCCCCGCTGCGGGCCGTGCAGTTCATGGTCGAGCGTGCCTCCGAGTTCGGTCAGGTGATCGGCCCGGAGGAGGGGATCACCGTCGAGGAGGCCCTGCACGCCTACACCGTCGCGGGCGCCCGCGCCTGCCACTGGGAGGACAGGGCCGGCAGCCTCACCCCGGGCAAGCGCGCGGACCTGGTCGTGCTCGGTGACGACCCCCTGCGCATGGACTCTTCGCGGATCGGAGACATCGAGGTGGTGGCGGCATACGTCGACGGCCGCGCCCCGGAGACCGGCCTGCCCTGAGCAGCGCTTCGCCGTCCGCCCGGAGCCGAGTGCAGTGGTGCCATGCCTTCGACGGAACCGAGGAGGGAGAACCTTGATCACGGGCATGCCGCGCCTTGCCCTGCCGCCTGCGCGCACCCCGGCGACACCGCCGGTCCGTCCCGCCCGCCGCGAGGACGCCGCCGCACTCGCCGTACTGTCACGGCCGTTCGTCCGCTCGGGTGCGCTGCGCGAGCGTCCCCTGTCCCTGTACGCCGACCACGCGGCTGACTTCCTGGTGGTGGAGGCCCCCGACGGCACCCTCGACGGATGCCTGGGCCTGCGAGTCCATCCGGCCGACCAGGAGCGCGGGTCGGGCCCCGCGGGTGTCCTGTACAGCTTCTGCGTGGCCCGGCACCGTCAGGGATGCGGAACGGGGGCCCGCCTGTTACTGGCGGCTCTGTCCAGGGCTCGCTCCGAGCGGCTGGGCGCCCTGTTCACGGCGACGACCGGCGGCGGCAGCCTCTTTCTCCGGTACGGATTCACTCCGGTCGACGCATGCCTGGCGCCCTCGGGCTGGGCGAGTTCCCTGGACCCTCGGCGCAATGCGCAGGTCCTCGCCCTGAGTCTGTGCCTGCCGTCGTAGGAGACGGCAGGCAGCCGGCAGCGCCTCTCGTGGCCGTTCCGTCAGCCGGAACCGTCGTCCGGAACCACGGTGGTTCCCGTGCCATGTCGCTCGAGGACGCTCCGCAGCAGCACATGCGGCACCCGGCCGTCGAGTACATGAGCCCTGCCCACACCGCCCCGGACGGCCCGCAGACACCCCTCCATCTTCGGCAGCATCCCGGCTGTCAGCCCGGGCAGCAGCCGCTCCAGTTCGCGGGCCGTCAGACGCTCGATCACCGTGGTGCCGCGCGGCCAGTCGCCGTACAGCCCCTCCACATCGGTGAGCACCACCAGGCGCGCGGCTTCCAGGGAAACGGCCAGCGCGGACGCGGCGAGGTCCGCGTTGACGTTGTAGACCTGGCCGTCCTCACCACGCGCCACGGGGGAGACGACGGGGATATGGCCCTGATCCAGCAGGGCGCGCACCGTACGCGGGTTCACCTCGACGATGTCGCCGACGAGGCCGATGTCCACCTGGCGGCCGTCCACCTGAGCCAGCCGCCGCACGGCGGTCAGGGTGTGCGCGTCCTCGCCCGTGATGCCCACGGCATGGGGCCCATGAGCGTTGATGTGGCCGACCAGCTCCCGCTGGACCCGGCCCGCAAGCACCATGCGCACCACGTCCATGGTCTCCGGGGTGGTGACCCTGAGGCCCGCTTCGAAGCGGCTCTCCAGACCGAGGTGGCGGAGCATCGCGCTGATCTGCGGTCCGCCGCCGTGCACGACGACCGGACGCAGACCCGCGTGCCACAGTTCCACCACGTCCCGGGCGAAGGCCCGCCGGAGGTCCTCGTCCACCATGGCGTTACCGCCGTACTTGACGACTGTCGGGCCGTCCTGAGCTTCCTTCAGCGGTCGGTTCATGAGCGGTGCGCCCGGCAGGGGGCTAAGGCGTTCCAGGGCGGGCAGAGGTCGATCGTCGTCAGGCCCACAGGCGATTCCTTCTCCTTGTCGCATACCGCACGGATCGGGGCACACAAAAGCAAGTTAGCTTAGCCTAGCCTAATTTCAAACTGAAACTCTTGGAACCGCTCCTGGGGTTCTTGGCGTCAGTTCCTTCACGGCGTCCCGGCGGCGGTGTGCGGCCCGCGGAACGCCTCCAGCACGGAGTCGGTGGCCACGACCGATGCGCAGGTGGCGGCCAGCCACCGTAAGGCCGTCGCGTGGTCTCCGGCCGTCCGGTCGACCACGGCGTCGCTGACGACGAAGGATTCGATGTCCCGCGTCCAGGCGTCCGCGGCGGTGCGGAGCACTTCCGTCCCCGCGGTGGTCCCGACGACCACCAACTGGTCCCGTCCCAGCCTCCGCAGGGTGAAGGGCAGTTGGGTGCCGGCGAACGAGCTGGACCGCTTGGCGGTGAGCACGGTGTCACCGACCTGTGGCTGCACCACGTCCACGACCGCATCCACCCGGACCTCGGGGGCGGGCCCCAGGAGGACGGGGTGGCCTCCGTCCGGGGCGCCTGCTCGCTGCTGTGGAACCCGTACCGCGTACACGACCGGGACTCCCGCCGCCCGAGCGGATCGCGTCAACCGGCTGACGTTGGCGAGGAGTTCGGTGACGGGCGCGTGGTCGCGCAGGGCGTGCACGAGGTACTTCTGCATGTGCTGCACCAGAAGCGCCGACCGTTTCGGGTCGATGCTCCAGGAGGGGCCGCCGACGGGCGGTGACGCCGCGGCGGTCATGAGGTAGGGGGAGACGCGCGACGATGTCATGGGCGTCGGCCTTTCTCGTCTCGGGTCAGAGTGGGTGACCCGTGGGGGAGAGGCGGCGTGCTGCGGCCACGAGGGCCTGGATCCGGGAACCAACGTGAGCGCTGTGGTGCACGGGTGTTCGGAACGGCAGTCGGGCGTCGCGGTGGGTGTGCGGGTATTCGAGACGCAGGGTCAGGCCGTAACGGTCCATTCCCACCGGGAGGGCGCGCTGAACCCCGCTGTCCGGGAGCGGGCGGAGGAGGCGCATGAACAGGGGGACGAGTTCGCCGTGGGTGTCGACGAGGTGGGTCAGCAGATCGGCCTCGCTCGTCGCCAGGGGGTCGAGTTCGGTTGCTTCCAGCTCCTCGAAGGCCACGAATGTGCGCCCGGTGGCGTCCTCCAGCACCGCCTGCCCGAACTCCATGCAGGTGCTGTCCGTGGACTCGGGTTCGTACGGGGCCGCCAGTACTCCGGTCAGGGTGACCCGGGCGCGCAACCGGTCGCGCACGGGCGTCGGGGCGACATCGGTGAGGTCCAGCCGGACCGGGATCCGCCCGGCCGACGGGGCACCGGCACCTTCGGCCGGGGCGTGCAGATGGACGTGACTCATGGCCAGGGTGCCGTCGAGACGGTGCACTTCGGTGTGCCGCCCGTCGCTCACCACGGTCATCGAATCGGCCGTGGCCAGGATCGAGCGGACACGCTCGGCGGCTGTCGGCACCTGGGCAGGGGAACGGTGCATCCGGCCTCTCCAGAACTGGGATGGGAAGTTAGGATTGCCTAACCTAACTTATCTGGACCCCGGGCCGCCAGGTCCGGGCTCGCCTCTCTGTGCCGGACGGCGCAGTTGGAGACCAGGCCGACGACTCAAGCTCCCGCCCCTCGTCGCTGACCTTCGCCCCGGACCGCTTGCGCTCCAGCAGGTCCACGCCGAACTCGCGCTCCAGATTGCGTACCGTCTCGCTGAGCGCCGGCTGGGACAGATGCAGTTCCTCGGCGGCGCGCCGCAGCGAACCGAGCCGAGTGACGGCAGCGATGTATTCGAGCTGTTCGATACGCGCGAGCAGGAGACTTGCGCCAACCCGGGGACCGGTTCAAGGGAATCCCTGTCACAACCTCGTGAATACCGACTCTCATCATGTGGAATCACATCCACGCATTCTTGACCGGCCGGACTCACCCTGGTTCGATCGGTGGCATGAAGCGACAGGACCTCACGAGGCGACGCCACGTCGACCTTGCGCGTGTCTCCAGCGCCTGCTGTCGCTGTCGGGTCTGAGCGCACCCGAGGGAAACCCTCCCACCCGCACCCTCCGCGACTTCCTCCCGTGCATTCCGTTCCCGGCTCATGTCCGTCGTGACGACGGCTTTCCCGGAAACGCCGCTCCAGCGCGCCTGCATTCCGCAGAGCTCATTCGTTCTGCGCGCGCAGCATTCTCCTGCCAGGAGTTCTCCATGCCCGTGTCGCCCGTGTCGCCCGTGACCCCCGGATCCGATCCCGTCCGCTTCGCCTACTGGGTCCCGAGCGTAGGCGTGCTCGCCAAACTCGGAGCCACCGCCGACCACCTGTCGAACGGGACTTCTCCTCCTCGGCTTCCTGCACTACCTGGGGGAGGTCGAGTACTCCGGCAAGCGGGTGTTGCCCCTGGTGCGCGAACTGGAGGCACAGGAAGCAGAGTCCGAGCCCGTCCCCGTCGCCGCCTGACCGCCGCCCGCACACAGAACGACGAACCGAAAGGTCCCTCATGGCCACCGTCCTGTCCGTCTCCGGAAGCCCCTCCGCCACCTCACGCACCGCTCGGCTGCTACGCCGTCAGGCGGACGGAGTGGTGATCGGTACCCCCGTCTACAAGGCCGGCTGTTCCGGTCTGCTGAAGTCGCTGCTCGGCCCGCTCCCGCAGTACGCCCTGGCAGGCAGGACGGTCCTTCCGCTCGCCACCGGGGGAACCGCCGCGCATGTCCTGGCCATCGACTACGCCCTGCGCCCGGTTCTCGCTTCCATGGCCCCTGCGCACATCACGCCGGGCTGGTTCACGCTCGACAAGGACATCACGGTGGGCGAGGACGGCACGCTGACCGTCGCGCCGGGCTCGGCCGAGGCTCTGGCACAGGTCACGGACCAGTTCTCCGCGGCGCTGGGCGGCCGTACGACGCTGCTGGCGGCCGCCGGATGAGCGGCGCGTACGTCATCGCCGACGACACCGAGGCCCTTGCCGTGGCTGCGGAGCTGGCCGCGGACTTCCGTACGGGCGCCGCCGAGCGGGATGCACGCCGTCGGCTCCCGGACGCCGAGCTGGAGCGGCTGTCCGCCTCCGGGCTACTGGCTGTGACGGTGCCCGCGGACCACGGCGGCGCGGACGTCCGCGCGGCCACCCTCGCCGAGATCTTCCGGCTGCTCGCCGCCGCCGACGCCAGCCTCGCCCAGATCCCGCAGAGCCACTTCGTGTACGTCAATGTGCTGCGCCGGCAGGGGACCGACGAGCAGCAGAAGTTCTTCTTCGGAGAGGTGCTGCGGGGCAAGCGGTTCGGCAACGCCCAGTCCGAGGCGGGCACCAGGCACGTCCAGGACATCCGCACCCGGCTCGCACGGCGCCCGGACGGCTCGTACCTCCTCGACGGCGTCAAGCACTACTCCACCGGCGCGCTGTTCGCCCACTGGATCCCCGTTCTCGCCCGCACCGAGGACGACAACCTGCACGTGGCGTACGTGCCGCGCGACGCGCCCGGCCTCACGGTCGTCGACGACTGGGACGGTATGGGGCAGCGCACCACCGCCGGCGGAACCGTCCGCCTGGAGTCGGTGCCCGTGCCCGCCCACCGGATCGTGCCGCACCACCTCACCTTCCGAGGACCCCAACTCCACGGCGCCCTCGCCCAGTTGCTGCACGCGGCCATCGACGCCGGGATCGCCTTCGGAGCATTGGCCGAGGCGGTGGAGTTCGTCCGCACCAAGAGCCGCCCCTGGTTCGAGAGCGGCTTCGGGACGGCTGCCGAGGACCCGCTGCTGATCCAGCGGTTCGGCGAACTGGCGATCCGGGTAAGGGCCGCCGACGCGCTGCTCGCCGCCGCGGCCAGGTCCGTGGACGCGGCCCGCGCCGACCTGACCGACGACTCCGCCGCCGAGGCCTCGATCGCCGTGGCCGCTGCCAAGGTGACGGCGGCGGAGGCCGCCGTGGACATCGGCAGCGCCCTCTTCGAGGTCTCCGGCACCCGCTCCGCGCTCGACTCCCTGGGCCTGCACCGCCACTGGCGCGACGCACGCACCCACACCCTGCACGACCCGTCCCGCTGGAAGGTCCAGCACATCGGCCGCCACGTCCTCAACGGCACCAGGCCGCCCCGGCACGGCCTTCTCTGACGAACCCTGACGAACGCTGACGAACCCCCTGATCGGAGTCCCCGCGTGTCCCTCACCTTCCACTGGTTCCTGCCCACCAACGGAGACAGCCGCCATGTCGTCGGCGGTGGCCACGGCACCCCCGCCACGGAGTCCGGACGCGACCGGCCGCCGACGGTCGCCTACCTGAGCCAGATCGCCCGCGCCGCCGAGGACCTGGGCTTCGTCGGCGTGCTGACCCCGACGGGGGCCTGGTGCGAGGACGCGTGGCTGACCACCGCGATGGTCAGCCAGAACACCGAACGCCTGAAGTTCCTCGTCGCCTTCCGGCCAGGCTTCGTCTCGCCGACGCTCGCCGCGCAGATGGCGTCGACCTTCCAGCGGCAGACCGGCGGACGGCTGCTGCTGAACGTCGTCACCGGCGGCGAGAGCCACGAACAGCGGGCCTACGGCGACTTCCTCGACAAGGACGCCCGCTACCGCCGGACCGGTGAATTCCTGGAGATCGTACGGGGACTGTGGGAGGGCAGGACCATCGACCTGCGCGGCGAGCACCTCCAGGTCGAGGACGCGAAGCTCGCCCGAGTGCCGGACCCGGTCCCCGAGGTGTACTTCGGCGGATCCTCACCCGTCGCCGGAGAAGTCGCCGCCAAGCACGTCGATGTCTACCTCACCTGGGGCGAGCCACCCGCGCAGGTCGCCCAGAAGATCGCCTGGATCCGCGCGCTGGCCGCCGAGGAAGGCCGAAGCGTCCGCTTCGGTATCCGGTTGCACGTCATCACCCGCGACACCTCCGAACAGGCCTGGGCCGAGGCGAAGCGGCTCCTCGACGGCTTCGGCCCGGAGGCGGTCAAGGCCATCCAGGCGGGACTGGCCCGCAGCGAGTCCGAGGGCCAGCAGCGCATGCTCGCCCTGCACGGCGGCGGCAGCCGTGACCGTCTGGAGATCCACCCCAACCTCTGGGCCGGCATCGGCCTGGTGCGCGGCGGCGCGGGCACGGCGCTGGTCGGCAGTCACACCGAGGTGACCGAGCGGATCAAGGAGTACGCCGGCCTGGGCATCGAGGAGTTCGTGCTCTCCGGCTACCCGCATCTGGAGGAGGCCTACTGGTTCGGCGAGGGCGTCCTGCCGAAGCTTCAGGCGCAGGGCCTGTGGCAGCACCCGTACGGACGGCAGGCAGCCCTCATGCCCCAGGTGCCCTTCGCCGGTGCCGGTGGCCCGCGATTGACCCTGTGAACGCCGCAGAGGCCGCGAGCGGCCGCGCAGCCGTCCGTCCGGTGCGGTCATCCGCTCCTGCGGCCGCGCGACCGCACATCCTTCGGTGCAACTCCCGATCATGGACGATGCACCGATGACCAGTGAGAACGTGGCCGCCCTCGCAATCGCTGGGGCTCGCGGCCGGTTCACTCCTCAAACGGCAGATCACCGCACCCACCACATGACCGGGGATCCGGCACACGAGACCCGCTCCGGAACCCCTTCAGGATCAGTAGGCAGCGAGTCCGTGGACGTCGGTGCTGGTGAACAGCAGCCAGAACGTGGTGCCGTCCTTGACGTCGGTGGCCGCCAGTCCCCAGGTGTTGGCGTAGACCGTGTGCCAGCCGTTGCAGTAGTAGCCGCCGCTCGAGGGTGCGAAGCAGGTCTGTACGTCGATCGTCCGGGTGATCTTGACGTTGATGTCGTTGCAGTTGGACGTGGTCTTCGCGGAACCGCCGGGCGGCCAGTGGCCGTTGTCGTCGGTGCCGTTAATGGCCTTGGCGCTGCCGTAGCACGACGTGGCCGCCGCGGCCGCCGTGGGTGCCGGGGCGAGGAACAGCCCGGCCGCGACGGTGGCCGCCGCCGTGAGCGCGATCATCCTTCGTTTCTTCAATGGCCTTCCCCTGCCGTGCGCAGAGAGTTCTGCGCAGTGGACGCCGGGCCAGCATGGCGGAGTCAGGCGCGGGTGACAATGCCGTCTTTAAGCCCTCTTTTTGGCATGTTGTCATCAGGCATAGCTACCGAGATGGCGTTTGAGATCTGCTGGGGTATGGCCGACAGACCTGGCAGCCATGTTCCTGCCCGGCGAGGTGGGACACGACTTCGCCGCACCGCAGGTGCGCAGCGACGCGTCCCTGATCGCGGCGGCCCGACTGCTGCGCGCTCTCCACGATGCCTCGGTGAGCTTCGTACGAGAGCCGGATGACGTATGGATGTTCCCGGCGCATGAGCCCACGGAGGTGATCTGTCACGGCGACGCGGCGACGTACAACACGGTGTTCCGGGGCCAACTCCCCGTCGCCTTCATCGACTTCGACACTGCTCACCCCGGGCCGCGGCTGTGGGATGTGGCCTACACGGCGTACCGCTTCGTGCCGCTGTACGCACCGGACGCAGCCGAACCCACGCTGCCCGTCCCCGAAGCCTGCCGCCGGCTGACGCTCTTCGCCGACGCGTACGGGCTGTCCGAGGAAGAACGGGCCGAGTTCCCCGCAGTCGCGGCGGCGCGGCTGCGGGCGCTGGTCGAGTCGATGTACACGCAGGCGGCAGCGGGCCATCCGGCCTTCAGCCGGCACGTCGCCGACGGACACGACCGCCGGTATCTCACCGACGCGCAATGGATCGAGGCCGTCTTCGGACCCCGCACCGACAACCGCTAGCTCTGGCTAGTCGCTCGCGTCCTCCTGGTAGGAGTAGCGCTGCTGCAGCCAGGGGTCGGCGAGGTTGTGGTAGCCGCGTTCCTCCCAGAAGCCGCGCCGGTCCGCCGTCATGTACTCGATGCCGCGCAGCCATTTGGGGCCCTTGTAGCCGAACAGATGGGGGACGACCAGGCGGAGAGGGAAGCCGTGTTCGGCGGTGAGGGGCTCGCCGTTGTGGTGGGTGGCCATCAGGGTCTGGGACGAGGTGAAGTCGGCGAGGCGCAGGTTGGCGGAGTAGCCGTACTCGGCCCAGGCCATGACGTGCGTGACTTCAGGCGCCGGCGGGACCAGGTCCAGGACGGTCGTGGCCGGGATGCCGTACCACTCGTGCCCGGTGGAGGTGGGGCCGCTCGCGCAGTGCAGGTCGGCGGTGACCGTGGTGCGGGGGAGGCCGGCGAGGTCGTCGAAAGTCCACTCGTGGGTGTCGCCGGAGGCGGTGGCACCGAAGACGCGCAGGCTCCAGCGTTCGGGGCGGAAGCGGGGGACGGGGCCGTAGTGCGAGACGGGCCAGCCGTTCACGAAGCGCTGTCCGGGCGGCATGCGGTCGGGGGCCTTGGGCTCGGGGTAACGCTCATCGGCCACGGTAGGCACCCCGCCCTCTTCATCTCGTGGTGTGGGCCTGCTTTCCCGTGCAGGGTAGGCGCTCACTCCTTGTGCCGGTGTGGCCGGGGCCTATCACGGTGAGTCGCGGGAGCGGTCCGACCGACCTTGCGGCGGTGTCAGGCAGGTACCGCGGTCGTACAGTGTCGGCCACCGGAATCCCGACTGCTCATCCGAACGGCTGCATACGCGTGGGTCACGGAGGCGATGAGCTGGCAGATGCGGCCTGGATGGATAGCCTGCTCTTGCATTTGCGTTTGGCTGCCGCTGCCGTCCGGGTACGGTCGTGCAGGAGGTGGTGGCCCGTGATCCAGATCGTGGAGCACGCACCGCAGGAAGGGCCGTACGCCATCGGTACCGCACTTGAGGCGGCCGGGTTGCCGGTGCGGGTCTGCCGCGTCTGGGCGGGTGACCGGGTGCCGGAGACGGTGGACGACCTGGTGGGCCTGGTGGTCATGGGCGGGCCGATGGCCGCCTACGACGACTTCCCGAGCCGTAGCGCGGAACTGGCACTGCTGAGGGCCGCCCTGGAGGCCGAGATTCCCGTGCTCGGGGTGTGTCTGGGCGCGCAGCTGCTTGCGGTCGCGGCGGGCGGCGCCGGCAAGCCCGGCGGCGGGACACAGATCGGCTGGGGCGACGTACGGACGACGGCGGCCGCGGCGATCGACCCGCTGTTCGCCGCCATCCCTGGCCAGTTGCGAGTGCTGCACCGGCACGGCGACATGATGGACCTGCCGACCGAGGCGACGCTCCTCGCTTCCTGCGATCGCTACCCGGTGCAGGCGTTCCGGATCGGCCGTTGCGCCTGGGGCCTCCAGTTCCATCTGGAAGTGGACGAGGTGGCCGTCGAGGCGCTCGCCAGGGCCTTCCCCGAGGAAGCGGCTACCGCCCCCGGTCTGCTGGAGACCGCCCCCGTGGAACTGGCAGCCCTCGCCCGTCACCGCGACGACGTGTGCAAACGCTTCGCCGCCTTCGTCGCCGGACGGGTCGAACAGACGGCCACCCGGGCCTTCTTCACCCGGCGAGCGTCCACCTGGGAGCAGCGCTTCGCCGGCGACGGCCCCCGGTACGCGGCGGCAGTCGAACGGATGGGACTGCGCCCCGGGCAGCACGTTCTCGACCTGGGCTGCGGCACCGGCCTGGCACTGCCCGCACTGCGCGCGCAGGTCGGCACCGAGGGCGTCGTTGTCGGCGTCGACCTCACGCCCGCGATGCTGAAGGCCGCGACATGCGAAGGCCGGGACGCGGAGGCGCAGTTGCTACTGGCCGATGCGGCCCGGCTGCCGCTGCCGACCGGCGCGGTGTACGGCGTCTTCAGCGCGGGCCTGATCAATCACGTTTCCGATCCGGTCGCGGCGCTGGGCGAATGGGCCCGAGTGACCGCCTCCGAGGGTGTCCTGCTCCTCTTCCACCCCTCGGGCCGCGCCGAACGCGCCGCCCGCCACGGCCGCACCCTCGACCCGGACGACCTGATGGCCGAGGAGCATCTGCGTCCCGCACTGCGAGCAGCGGGCTGGCACCTGGACTGCTACGAGGACGCCCCGCACCACTTTCTGGCCCGCGCGGTCCGCGGCCACGAATGAGCCTGTCATCGATCGACCCCGTCGCATCATCGGCGGGGTCAGCCACCGATACCGCATCGGAACCCCGACGAACACGGCCCGGCCGGACACGGATGTCGGCGCTGGGACCTGCCATCTGCTGCAGCCGGAGCGAAGCTCCTGCCATCTGCCATCGACGGTGAGTCAGTCGACCACGCTACAAGCGGATCCGACGGGGGTCTGGCGGAGTGCGTCGACGAGGGCGGCGAGGGCTCCGGTGGTTCACCGACCGCTGCCGCTTCCCTGCGCGGTCCGGCCAGGCGGGTGCGTCACCACGCCGTCACGCCGGGTCGCGCAGGTCTCCGGCCGCCGCCACCGGTCCGAAGACGTCGTCCTCGTCGGTCGTGCCGAGCAGATACGCCTGGGCCTCGCCGACGTGGAAGTACACCCCATGCAGGTCGAGAGCGCCGTCGTGGAGTGCCCGGGCCACGGACCCATGCGCCCGCAGATGCTCCAACTGCTGCACCACATTGGTCAGACACAGCAACTCGACCGCGTCGGCCGGGTCCCGTCCGGTGAGCCGGGGCTCTGGCCGTGTGCCGTCGGCCATCCGCTCCAGGCTGGGCAGTCCATGTCGCAGCCACCGTCCGAGCGGGGTCCCCGGCATCCCGGGCTCCGAGGCGAGCAGGGCCTGTATCGCGCCGCATCCGGAGTGCCCGCACACCGTGATGGACCGCACGGCCAGGACGTCCACGGCGTACTCGAGGGCGGCCGCCACGGAGTCGTCACCGTTCTGTGTGCCGGGCAGCGGCACCAGATTGCCCATGTTGCGGACGACG encodes:
- a CDS encoding molybdopterin-dependent oxidoreductase, which gives rise to MPPGQRFVNGWPVSHYGPVPRFRPERWSLRVFGATASGDTHEWTFDDLAGLPRTTVTADLHCASGPTSTGHEWYGIPATTVLDLVPPAPEVTHVMAWAEYGYSANLRLADFTSSQTLMATHHNGEPLTAEHGFPLRLVVPHLFGYKGPKWLRGIEYMTADRRGFWEERGYHNLADPWLQQRYSYQEDASD
- a CDS encoding methyltransferase domain-containing protein; translation: MIQIVEHAPQEGPYAIGTALEAAGLPVRVCRVWAGDRVPETVDDLVGLVVMGGPMAAYDDFPSRSAELALLRAALEAEIPVLGVCLGAQLLAVAAGGAGKPGGGTQIGWGDVRTTAAAAIDPLFAAIPGQLRVLHRHGDMMDLPTEATLLASCDRYPVQAFRIGRCAWGLQFHLEVDEVAVEALARAFPEEAATAPGLLETAPVELAALARHRDDVCKRFAAFVAGRVEQTATRAFFTRRASTWEQRFAGDGPRYAAAVERMGLRPGQHVLDLGCGTGLALPALRAQVGTEGVVVGVDLTPAMLKAATCEGRDAEAQLLLADAARLPLPTGAVYGVFSAGLINHVSDPVAALGEWARVTASEGVLLLFHPSGRAERAARHGRTLDPDDLMAEEHLRPALRAAGWHLDCYEDAPHHFLARAVRGHE